The nucleotide window CCATTCCGGGAACAGCTTCTGCCCCAGGGTGCCTTCGAGGAACGACGATTTTCGATACAGGCTGCCGCCGGAAATCGCCGAGAGGAAACTGCCGAACAAGCCACCGGCCAGTTCCGCGGAAAACAGCACCGGCACTTCGCAGGTCGGCACCGGGCGGGCGCCCAGACGGCTCGCCGCCCGCTGCGCGGCACGTTGGCCGATGCTCTCCGGAGAAGCCAGCAAGTTGCCCTGACGGTTCACGTCATACCAGTAATCGCGCTGCATCTGGCCTTCGGCTTCGGCAATCATCACGCAACTGAGGCTGTGACGGGTCGACGCATAACCACCGATAAAACCGTGGCTGTTGCCGTAAACCCGGCAGCCCTGGTGAGTGCTGAGGGTGGTACCGTCGGCGTTCTTGATCCGGCTGTCGGTGGCAAACGCTGCTGCTTCACAAGCCAGGGCCTGCTCAATGGCTTGCTCCGGGGTGATGCCCCATTGGTGGAACAAATCGAAATCCTGCAGATCCTTGGCCATCAGCGCGGCATCCGCCAGGCCTGAGGCTTCGTCTTCGGAGGTGTGCTTGGCAATGGCCAGCGCGGCGGCAACGGTTTCGCGAATCGCCTCCGAACCGCTGGCCGAGGTGCTGGCCGAACCCTTGCGCTGCCCTACATACAAGGTGATGCCAAAGCCCTGGTCGCGGTTGAACTCAACGGTTTCGACTTCCCGCTGACGCACCGTGGTCGACAAGCCCTGCTCCAGCGACACGGCCACTTCACAGGCACTGGCGCCCTGGCGCCTGGCTTCAGCGATGATCTGCTCGACTTGTTCTTGCAGTGCCGGCAACGCTTGTGGGCCGACGCTTTCAACTGCACTCATGCTGTTCTCCACTCAAATTCTGCTTTCGGTAACGGTCATCGAGCGACCGGGCCGGACAAGCGGCCCCCGACTGGTTATCATGGCGGCGTTTCTTTGCGGACGGCCACCATGGTTGATTCTTACGACGACTCCCTCGATACGGGAGAAAAAAGCAAATCCCAGGTCAAACGCGAGCTGCATGCTCTGGTTGACCTCGGCGAGCGCCTTACAACACTCAAGCCTGACCTGCTGGCAAAACTGCCCTTGACCGACGCTTTGCGCCGGGCTCTGGCCGATGCGCCCAAGCACACCGCGAACATCGCGCGTAAACGGCACCTTCAGTTCATCGGCAAGCTGATGCGCGATCAGGACACTGACGCCATTCTCACCCTGCTCGATCAACTCGATGCCTCCACCCGGCAGTACAACGAACGTTTCCACGGCCTGGAACGCTGGCGCGATCGCTTGATCGCGGGCGACGACGCCGTCCTGGAGAAATTCGTCGTCGATTACCCGGAGGCCGATCGTCAACAATTGCGCTCCCTGATCCGTCAGGCCCAGCACGAACTGGCGACCAACAAGCCACCGGCTTCGAGCCGTAAAATCTTCAAGTACATCCGTGAGCTGGACGAGACTCAACGCGGTTTGCGTTAAGTCCCGAATCGGGTGAGCCACCTAGCGGCTCACCCGAAGCTCCATTTCTTACGCGCCCGTGCCACCCACGGTAATCGCATCGATTTTCAGCGTTGGCTGGCCGACACCCACCGGCACCGACTGCCCATCCTTGCCACACGTTCCCACACCGCTGTCCAGCGCCAGATCGTTACCGACCATCGACACCCGACTCATGGCTTCCGGCCCGTTGCCGATCAACGTCGCGCCTTTGACCGGGGCGGTAATCTTGCCGTCTTCGATCAGGTACGCCTCGCTGGTGGAGAACACGAACTTGCCGCTGGTGATGTCCACCTGACCGCCGCCGAGGTTGGCGCAGTAGATGCCTTTTTTCACCGAGGCGATGATTTCCGCCGGGTCGCTTTCGCCACCGAGCATGTAGGTGTTGGTCATGCGCGGCATCGGCAGGTGCGCGTAAGACTCGCGACGACCGTTGCCGGTGCGGGCCACGCCCATCAGGCGCGCGTTGAGCTTGTCCTGCATATAACCTTTGAGCACACCGTTTTCGATTAGCGTGGTGCACTCGGTCGGGGTGCCTTCGTCGTCGACGCTCAGCGAACCACGGCGCCCGGCGAGGGTGCCGTCATCGACGATAGTGCAGAGCTTCGATGCAACCATCTCGCCCATGCGCCCGCTGTAGGCCGAACTGCCCTTGCGGTTGAAATCGCCTTCCAGACCATGGCCGACCGCTTCGTGCAGCAGCACACCGGACCACCCCGAACCCAACACCACCGGCAACGTACCGGCCGGGGCCGGAATGGCTTCCAGGTTTACCAGCGCCTGACGCAACGCTTCACGGGCATAGCCCATGGCGCGGTCGTCGCTGAGGAAATAGCGGTAGTCGGTACGACCGCCGCCGCCATGACCGCCGCGTTCACGGCGACCGTTCTGCTCGACGATCACACTGACGTTGAAACGCACCAGCGGCCGCACATCCGCCGCCAGGCCGCCATCAGTGGAGGCTATCAAAATCCGCTCCCAAACCCCGGCCATGCTCACGGTGACTTGCTGGATACGCGGGTCGAGGGCGCGGGTCGCCACGTCGATACGCTTGAGCAGCTCGACTTTCTCGGCACGGGTCATCACTTCCAGCGGGTTGTCTGGCCCATACAACTGGGTAACATCCTGGGTGGTGAACGCCTGCACGGTGCCGTTCTGCCCGGCCCGGGAGATCGAACGGGCCGCACCGGCTGCCGCCCCCAACGCTTCGAGGGTGATCGCATTGCTGTAGGCGAAACCGGTTTTTTCACCCGATTGCGCACGCACACCAACACCCTGGTCGAGGTTGAAGCTGCCTTCCTTGACGATCCCGTCTTCCAGTGCCCAGGACTCGGAAATCTGCCCCTGAAAATACAGGTCGGCGGCATCGATGCCCGGGCCGGCCAGATCACCGAGCACACCTTGCAGGCTCTCGATCGTTACGCCGCCGGGCGCCAGGAGGTGTTCACTGACTGAGGACAACAACTCGCTCATATGCTTTACGCCTTAAATTCGTCGTTCTGATGCAGGTCGCTGGGCGCCCTGCGAGAAAAAGCGCCGGTGAGTGGACACCGGCATCCGCGCCCTGATGGACGCCTGTTCGCTGCTGTCGCGTTCGGCCAGCAGCACGGCCTCGCCCTGATCCTGTTGTGCCAGCACACGCCCCCAGGGGTCAACGATGGCGGCATGACCAAACGTTTCTCGTGGCCCTGGATGCGTCCCACCCTGGGCGGCCGCGAGCACGTAACACTGAGTCTCGATGGCCCGAGCGCGAATCAGCACGTCCCAATGCGCCGCACCCGTCACCGCGGTAAAAGCCGACGGTGCGGTAATCAATTCCGCGCCGGTTGCACGCAGTTCGCTGTACAGCTCCGGAAATCGCAAGTCGTAACAGACGGTCAGGCCAACTCGACCGACCGGCGTATCAGCAACCACCACACCACTGCCATAAGCATAGTCATCGGATTCGCGATAACGCCCGCGATTGTCCGCCACGTCCACGTCGAACAGGTGCAGCTTGTCGTAACGCGCCACAGTCTCGCCCTGGTCATCGACCAGCAACGAACACGCATGCGATTTGGCCATCGGTTGATCCACCGGCGGCAACGGTAACGTACCGGCCACTATCCATAACTTGAGGTCGCGGGCGGTCTGTTTCAACCACGGCAGGATCGGGCCTTCGCCCAAGGCTTCGGCGCGGCCGATGTCGGCAATGTCGCGACGGCCCATGGCGGCGA belongs to Pseudomonas sp. B21-015 and includes:
- the pmbA gene encoding metalloprotease PmbA; this encodes MSAVESVGPQALPALQEQVEQIIAEARRQGASACEVAVSLEQGLSTTVRQREVETVEFNRDQGFGITLYVGQRKGSASTSASGSEAIRETVAAALAIAKHTSEDEASGLADAALMAKDLQDFDLFHQWGITPEQAIEQALACEAAAFATDSRIKNADGTTLSTHQGCRVYGNSHGFIGGYASTRHSLSCVMIAEAEGQMQRDYWYDVNRQGNLLASPESIGQRAAQRAASRLGARPVPTCEVPVLFSAELAGGLFGSFLSAISGGSLYRKSSFLEGTLGQKLFPEWLTIDERPHLMRALGSSAFDGDGLATYAKPFVEKGELVSYILGTYSGRKLGMPSTANAGGVHNLFVTHGDEDQAALLRRMGRGLLVTELMGQGLNMVTGDYSRGAAGFWVENGEIQFAVQEVTIAGNMRDMFKQIVAVGNDLELRSNIRTGSVLIERMTVAGS
- the yjgA gene encoding ribosome biogenesis factor YjgA; this translates as MVDSYDDSLDTGEKSKSQVKRELHALVDLGERLTTLKPDLLAKLPLTDALRRALADAPKHTANIARKRHLQFIGKLMRDQDTDAILTLLDQLDASTRQYNERFHGLERWRDRLIAGDDAVLEKFVVDYPEADRQQLRSLIRQAQHELATNKPPASSRKIFKYIRELDETQRGLR
- the tldD gene encoding metalloprotease TldD; its protein translation is MSELLSSVSEHLLAPGGVTIESLQGVLGDLAGPGIDAADLYFQGQISESWALEDGIVKEGSFNLDQGVGVRAQSGEKTGFAYSNAITLEALGAAAGAARSISRAGQNGTVQAFTTQDVTQLYGPDNPLEVMTRAEKVELLKRIDVATRALDPRIQQVTVSMAGVWERILIASTDGGLAADVRPLVRFNVSVIVEQNGRRERGGHGGGGRTDYRYFLSDDRAMGYAREALRQALVNLEAIPAPAGTLPVVLGSGWSGVLLHEAVGHGLEGDFNRKGSSAYSGRMGEMVASKLCTIVDDGTLAGRRGSLSVDDEGTPTECTTLIENGVLKGYMQDKLNARLMGVARTGNGRRESYAHLPMPRMTNTYMLGGESDPAEIIASVKKGIYCANLGGGQVDITSGKFVFSTSEAYLIEDGKITAPVKGATLIGNGPEAMSRVSMVGNDLALDSGVGTCGKDGQSVPVGVGQPTLKIDAITVGGTGA
- a CDS encoding carbon-nitrogen hydrolase family protein, translating into MSVAVIQMVSQSDVLANLAQARRLLEQAATGGARLAVLPENFAAMGRRDIADIGRAEALGEGPILPWLKQTARDLKLWIVAGTLPLPPVDQPMAKSHACSLLVDDQGETVARYDKLHLFDVDVADNRGRYRESDDYAYGSGVVVADTPVGRVGLTVCYDLRFPELYSELRATGAELITAPSAFTAVTGAAHWDVLIRARAIETQCYVLAAAQGGTHPGPRETFGHAAIVDPWGRVLAQQDQGEAVLLAERDSSEQASIRARMPVSTHRRFFSQGAQRPASERRI